The Cryptococcus neoformans var. grubii H99 chromosome 10, complete sequence genome segment GCCGATTCATCAAAGACGTCATCACCGAGGGTCCTACTTCGCCTCGATGCACGACCATTGCTCTTTTAGCGGATATACTTCACCCTGATTGGTCCAAGAGACGTATTGTAAGTGCCTACAATTCGGCCTGTGCTCACAGCAGAATGTTCACTACTACTTTGACCCTCCTTACGCTCCTGTCCGTGGAGCTTTTGTCCCGTTCACCGATGCCCTTACTCAATCGCTCATCGGAAGGTGCTCTGACTGGATGGTCCCTATGTTCAACCTTGAGATGGAGCTCAGACGGCAAAACGTGAGTTCACTCGAAACGACTCAGAAACTTATCATGCATCATAGTCCTCCACCATTGACCTCAAGCTTTGCATTGGCGCTTTAGCTTCTGAAGAGCTTGTGCACCGGACTTTCAAACCAAAGGGAGACCGGGTGCTTGataagaaggatgaggtggTTGCTAATTCGCTTTGGAGATTCTTGGAAGTGCGAGGGTGAGTCTATACCCATAAGACAGCGCTAATATCATAGTTTTGTTCAACAAAACCACGCCCATTCCCTCATTGGAAAGGCGTTGTATGCTGCTTACACTGTCTCACGTGTCAATGACCGCTTCCAGGAACCTATCTATCTTATCCTTGAGCTTTTGCGTGCTGGCGTCTTGCATGGCGGAAAGTGGGGTGGACCGGAGGCGGCACCTCTTCTGGGCGGACCAAGTTTTggcgatgaagacgagCAGAACAGCGTCAGACTCATCATGCGGTGCATCAGCGTTTTGCCCTTGGTGTCAAGGGTGGGTCTATGTCAACTCGAATGCTGCTGACCGGTTTAGAATCAACAATGGGTGGGTCCTTTGTCACAAGAACTTTTGGCCTTCAACGCATTTGTTCGCGGCCTTTCAAAATCTCTTCGTCAACTATTTGAAGCTGTCAGTGTACATTTGTTGCTCTCAGGTGATGGCAGGCGCAATCGAGATGACTACAGCGATATTATGCTCAGTGAGTGCAACactacttcttcttttacTGACATGACAGGTTTGCCATTCCAAACCGACGTGAACACTGGCTTTGGTATTCTTGCCAAGAGTTACCTCGATGCCACGTCTTACCACAACCAGCTTGAGCCTATTACGGAGGAAATGATAGGGACCGAAGGGGCTGAAACAGCTAAACGTCAAGCTATTCTATTTATTGAAGAGAATTTTTCAAGTGTCAAAGCCCCCGTACAAGAACTCGAACGTGGCTTCAGGTTCTGGGATGCGGTCAGTTACTTTTTCACTCCCTTCGGTTATACATCGATTGCGGTGTGACAACGCTGACTGTTACACTATAGGTAATGGTAGCTATTCGCTGTTTAGCTGAGGAGCAAGGACCCAATCCCAAGCTGGCGCAAACTGTCGTTGGGAGAGACGTTATTGAGCAGTTTGAGAGGGCTGATAAGTGGTTGAAGCCCATGCGACCATGATTCATGATGTGACATGAGAAAAACAAGGCGTCGAAGGTGATGAGACACTTCGTTTAAGAGAGACGATAAAATGACTTGCACGTTGAATGACCATGCAAACCAACTGGAATAAGGGACAATGACCCAGCATGGCAAAAACAAACTCTGGACACCATCACCGCACATTATTAGTCGTTTGTAATAACCGACCAATTATTTCCTCTGGGCATTTCATAATTTGCTCTACCGTCTCGTATCACATTATACCAGCGGCCAGCAGCAGTGTTCAGCTaccccatccaccatccACAGTGATGATCGGCTGCCTCAAATATTGCGAGGATTTAGACATGTCATCAGGCTAAATCTACTACTTCTCCGAAATCCACCCATCCCAATAATGATTCCCATCTACATCTCCTGCTGCTGGGCCTAAACGCCCCCGCAGTCACGTGTCGAAACATCGAGGTcgatcttcttcaactgtTCCTAACAGCTTTCCCCAATGCTCCCTTCTCAGGCGGTGATGTTCCTCGAGCTTGACAGCCCCTTTAAACAAACAGCATGCAGTAATCGCTATAGCTCAGTTATGTTCATTTTCTAAGCGCAAACAGTCTTCAATGCAAACGCAAACATATCCCACATTAGAAGACCATAAACATAACAGCACTCAATTCACCCACATCTTCAAGGTCTGTTAACAATGAATATATATGCACAGTAAAATAACTAACTTACAAGACGACTGACGGTCAATGGATTGAACTGCTGTATAAACCCGAACCTGTTAAGAAACAGTCGAAGTACGTCATAGAGTTCGGGGTCAGACAGAACGACGGTTCATCACTCGCACCCCACAGGTGAACTACCGTAGCTATGTAGAGTGCATCTTAATACTACACACCATTGCAGAACGAACAAGTTGCAGTGGAAAACATCGAGCCGCCTATTTGGTTTACCGAGGATTCAAAAGGTTCCGtaaccttcctcctcctccacctaAGTCTTTTCCCATCATGCTCTCTGCTCTGAAGTGGCATACTCTAATGGTACCTGAAGGGTCCATTGTACCACAGCGTCCACTCCCATTTCTGATATACGTATTGCCCCTCAATAACGATAAACTACCTAAAACTGAACGTAATTCACAAACTTATCATAAACTTTGAATTATTTGACCGACCGAAACCCCACGTGAAGTCTTTCTTCGCgggtcatcatcatcactagGTGCAGATTTAATTTATTATTGAGATATTGAGGCTTATGGATATCAATAACTGAGTAGCAAATGCAGTTCCTGTCCTGTGTCTTCTTGATGCGTAATGCTGAACCTTTCACTTTATTGCATGTGTACCACAAGGAAAAAGGCTAAATGGAATAATGATGTGccatgatcatgatcatTGGATCTGAGCTACATGAACAGTCTGTAGCCTGCAGACGGCAAAGACGGTTAGATTTTGCCGGATAGCAAGGAGGGAGTGACACGCCTCGTCGGCCCAAGGCTCCGTGGCAAACAACGTGCCTGCAACGTCGTTCTCGTTGCACTAATATGCTGCATGCCGGGTAGTAAATGTTGGTACTATGTACTACTGTCATGTTCTGTGCACTGCTGTCAATTGTATATTTTTGTCCTGCATTGCGTGTCACTTTCCGGTTGTCTTCCATCATCACTGCTAAAGTTAATTACTGTAGATGTGGAATTGTTCGATTCACCCACGACTGACACTGCAGAGGTGCATTATCAGTATCATCTTACGAAAGGAGTCATCAGAAGTCAAAATACAAATAACGGTAATAAAAGGTGCACCGTTTGCTTTAAATTGCAAACTACGATAAACTCAAGGTAAGCAGATTTATTGTGCCTCTTGCTTACCTTTGTTCTGCTTCTGCTAATGTCTGTCGTAATGGTGGTAGCATCAACTGAATACAGGATTCGAAGACATAAATGGCACAGTTCAATGTTCCAAAtagagagatggatggatacAGTACAACTTTTAGCCATGACCGGGCCTGGCGTCTTAAAAAGTCCTGTTATTATGACGATGCTGACGATCTTAGACCCTGATGAAGATCGGCGTTTCCTCGTGAACTTCGATTTTCACCCGGTGATCGTTCGGGTGCGtcgccttttctttccttatTCCTTTTTCCTATTCCCTGACCTCTCCTCCGTTTCCATTTTCTTCCCAGGACATGAAGCTGTTCAACCGACAATTTGTAGCATCTCCTTATCAACCCTGAATGCCATCTTTGTGAGACTTTAACGGTTGTCGGGGTTATCTTCCATTACGATATCATATCAACAAAGTTCAGGGATTTGACGAAAGCGTTTGAAGAGGGCCCAGTTCGCAAGCTGGAAAACGATGATAGCGGTCATATGTACGGCATTTCTACTTGGCAAAGCGAAAAGCGGAAGACCAGAGGCCAGAAACAAATGCATCCGGAGTACGTAAATGTAAAAGTAAGTCCGCCCTGGCTCACCGGCTTTTACGAAAAACAAGTAGAACTTTCTCACTATAACCAACCACCTACCGTACGTACACGATAGTCACGCAGCCTTATTAGTTTATCCTAGTCTCTCCCATGCATATATACATGTGGGTTCTTCATTTCCCCCGAAAGCTCATTTTTGTCTCATCCTCTACGGCATTTGTTCGAATATCATCACTCCATTACATTCGTCAATACCTCTCTGCAAATTCACCATACATCAAACACTACCGCCATAGCCATATAAACAACATCCAAGTTCCACCTATCCATCTTGTCCCTTACATCGGCAGTGCTCAATATGAGTGTctcaacccttcttccagtgTCAAAAGGCAACGTCTGCGCGCGGACATTTGAAGAAACATCCTCTCAGGGGCAATATAAAGCCCGACAAAgctccacttcttcaagtgAGGGCAATAGAAGACAGCGTATCTCAATGGCGTGTTTGTATTGTCGACACAGGTAAGCAGAATTGGGTTCCTTATCTGCTGAAATGTGTTGACAAGTATTCGGTAGAAAAATTCGATGTTGTGGAGGTTCTCCTTGCGGAAACTGTCAACGATCGAAACGCCAATGTGACTATGCCCCTGTTCCGGAAGAAGTCAACCGTATCacaagagaaaagaaggcatTTGCCAAGGCATCCAAAATAGCCGATGAACTCCTTTCTCCTGCCACCACATTGTCACCTTATTATGTCTCTAGACCGACTTATAATGGGTCTGTTTATGGGCCGCCTGTTCGTCCAGCGCCCTATGCCCGCAAAAGATCTTCATCTATGCCCGATGAAGCTATGCCTTGGGGTGCTCCTTCAGCTTATGATCCTCCTCAGTGGATTTACTCTCAGCCCAATTATTATTTCGCTCCCCCTCATTATCCCTCTCTTGCCAGCACTTTCCCTCCTTACCCTTTAAATACTGAGCAGCCACTCATTCAAGCCCCTCTGTCGGGTCAACTGGGTGTACAATTTGACCCGCACCAAGTTCAACCTCTTCAGAGCCAAGTTCTTGACACACCATCTCCTGCCTCTTCGTCCATGTCATCGTTTGCTGCCCTGACGcggacatcatcatctgatgatgagcatgTCTCTGGGATGTGGTTGACACCAGGATTATCAACTCCATTGTACCTCCGACCCGTGTCTTCAGGCTCTCTTTCACCGTCTGTTATACGGACAGGTTCCCGCCCGGGTACATTATCAACTGTACATCAGTCATCAACTCCTCCAACTCCCACTTCTATGACagtttcttctccacatGTGACTTCCACCGCTTTCTATCCTTATGCTCCTACTCAGTCACTGACTAGCACAACTCAGTCGGTACAGGCGAATAAGAACGGGCAGTCACCTATGATTAATGGCTCGGCAAGCATAATGGCAAAGGAGCCTTTACTGGGTCTGGGGCTTGTCGAAAGTAGGGACATGTGCCTGGGGCATGATATTGGGGAAGATAATTATTCCCCTCCTCTTTATCATCAGGAGTAGGCATTATGAGCGCAATAGGAGCAGTGAATAATGGAGAGGGCGAACACCATTTTTCgatttttatttttattttttattattTTCGTTTTCATCACTGTAGACTTCGTTGTATCACGGACATAGCCACATTCAAAGGAATATATTATTATTAGCACACGAAACATATACGATATATAATATTGATCCATAGTAGAATAGGCATCAATTTCTTAACCATCCGTCCATGGAACACGGAATCAGAATCAGCTTCAAGTGGGCGGCTCCCCTACTAGGCATACAGACTGCTGTGGACTTACGTGATGGGGTATTCGAAAGCATTTGTTAAAAACAGGGATTCATTTGCGTATAAGAGAAACTGGTTGAACCAGCGCTGCCTATTACTAATAGACCttgtgtttttttttttttttttttttttttcctctttttggTTCTACATTTCGTCGCCCCTTCATCACTGCGTGGATACCGCTATTCGGCTGATTTTTTACCCATTACAAACACCAACCCATTCAAAGTAGAAGTAGCCTACGGCGTGATGTGGATGTAAAGTGATAAAAAAACATCATCCGTGCGTAATAATCGATCAATGAATGTTGTTTGTTTGGCTTCGGAAATCCTTCGGCCCATGATGTAATACGATGTTCGGTCCTACGCCACCTTTAATTTCCCTGCCCCCCCCCTGACATTGCCCCTGTGCCTCCCCTGACAAGGGCGACTTTTCGGGCATTGGCCAGACATTATGATATATCAGTCGCCCAGTATTTTGTTACGTAAACCAAGTTGACGGCGAAATTAAACGTTATATATCAATAGTAGGCTCAACACACAAGgccctcgacggacatcGGCGGGCCTCCGACCAGACACGAAGGATTCTTATGTCGACGTTGCTATATCAACAGGAAGTTTACACCATATGTAACCTTCTACTCACGCACTTACTTGTCTGTATCGTGATGGCGCTTCATAGTGTGCAAGTGGATTGTAATCTGTCCTTTGAATATAGTACAACAAATCAGGGTGATTTTGTGAGATACGAACAGCGTTGGTCAAGTTGTTGAATAAAATAAAAGCATTTGCATAGAAGTTTTTTATAAGCGGTATTCTTCGTGCATGTGAGAGTAGCGAAGTTGTTACAAGCTTAATTATAACAATCCGTAATCTACGCGCAGATCTGTCATTTTGGTGTTACAATCCCCCTTCAGAACGTCGAAGATCGAAGCAGGGGTCAGCTCTGGTTGGCTTCAGCCCTTGAGACTTTAGCCACTGATCAAGTGCTTTGTTGAAACATCTTGGTGACTGCCGCAACCCATAGAGTGACTTGTTCAAAAGGAGAATCTTGTTGGCTAGGATGTCACTTCCTTCTGGTGCTTCAAGATAGATGGTTTCCTCGAGATCGCCATTGAGGAAGGCTGCCTTGATATCCACTTGGTCACATCCATGTCAAGATGATTGACTAGAGAGAGGAATACCCTAATTGAGTCTTTGTGGGCAACAGCAGAGAAGACCTCATTGTAATCAGTGATTTTTACTTGCCCTATTTCCTATTATTATCTCCCCCATCTAACTGAATCATGTCACCGGTAATTGGTCTATTGTTCGCGGTCGTTggtagatgatgatgatcctggcttggaagatgaaacgAAAGGCTTTTGCTCCTGCTTCACCAAGTTTTTGAGAGTTCTTTGTATCGTACATCTCTTTGACCTTTGACAGCGATTAATACGGCCTTCTTCCGCCAATTGTATCGCACCAGTTGTTGTGAGGCTATCAATCTGCTCAACTTCAAGAAGGGGAGCTTATATGGTCATCAGTGTAGACGAAGAAACAGAGATGACCAAAGGTAAGTTTGGCACTTCATAAGCATGAATAGCATATAAAACCCAACTTAGGGAACAACGAAGTTTCTATATGATCAGAAGCTAAGATTGGCTGTTCTACGACAAAAGTGAGCAGATGTTGTCAGACACTAACCCAGCCGCCAAGCAAGCGTGAGGCCACAGCAGGTCGAATATTAAGCAGGAAGTAGTCTCCTTATAGATGTAAAGGAAAGAGCATGGGGAAAAGTTTCTT includes the following:
- a CDS encoding XPG N-terminal domain-containing protein; translated protein: MTIRGLDNYLKERKLIQSCPISTLANTRLGIDATHYLNHLLTDPNSREPLVAATGGLPLAIISKIESDLRALERHAIKPVFVFAGLPLASRPPPKGPDIKAERENQIKNEAWALYDEGQAYSAVDKLVQFNNGNFVDQRDLLRSIMRLFRHRYVEFVVAPYLGIAQLAYLLQHPKGYIHAIYSSSECLMWPVERVITSSDWNNNFQFVEKVRILNDLNLTSEQFLDFGILAGSSLSRTIPLPQSEFSIKNIADLVRHHKSGISVCQNVRQEPPYKAQFYTESFWKARLAVKFSLVLTTEGACVPLPTVITPQQQAFTVQDVPGDLEEIFSPRIPDELYFHICRGLVSAQVVGWLTSGMIIEQQPLLETGEYRRFIKDVITEGPTSPRCTTIALLADILHPDWSKRRINVHYYFDPPYAPVRGAFVPFTDALTQSLIGRCSDWMVPMFNLEMELRRQNSSTIDLKLCIGALASEELVHRTFKPKGDRVLDKKDEVVANSLWRFLEVRGFVQQNHAHSLIGKALYAAYTVSRVNDRFQEPIYLILELLRAGVLHGGKWGGPEAAPLLGGPSFGDEDEQNSVRLIMRCISVLPLVSRNQQWVGPLSQELLAFNAFVRGLSKSLRQLFEAVSVHLLLSGDGRRNRDDYSDIMLSLPFQTDVNTGFGILAKSYLDATSYHNQLEPITEEMIGTEGAETAKRQAILFIEENFSSVKAPVQELERGFRFWDAVMVAIRCLAEEQGPNPKLAQTVVGRDVIEQFERADKWLKPMRP